ATATAgctgctgtaaaaataatagcaaaaaaaatatagaaaaatatatatttttttgtatataaatacattttatatgttatatacaaaaattatacaagttttatacactttttcgactACCAGATGTAAATTATTTCTGGcgggggctaaaagtgataatatcccttactttttctagccgatatacatagattatacataattatgcatatattatacgtgaattgtatatatattatacatccgcCGGTTATTTATAGTTTGAGATATTAGGTGGGCGACTATTTGAGTTCATTTGTCTTTCTTAGCTTGATTTTACCTAACCTAATTGGTAAAAAGAAATCCATCCAACAAGCCCAATACAAGATTTTATGTAGTAGTTATTATTTTTTGGTAATAAATTTGAAGTATTACTATTAACAAACCAAATTAGTACATCTCTTGAGCTCTGATAGCTCCAGTACACTCATCTCTACAGTTAAGCCTCTAAATACAAGAAGAAAAAACTAGAAAAGAAAATGCTGCCAACTACACAAACTAACCTCTAGTCTTTCCTTTAAGTACATAACCTGTTCAATAATTGTCTACATTGCTTTGCTTTCCTACCTATTTGTATATCCTCTAATATGTATTTGAGCTCCTTTTTAGCTGTGCAATTGCTATGTCTGTATTCATAATTGTGTTCCTGAATATCTTCCAATTCCGTGCCTGCCATGTGTGGTATATCGCTGCCCCCATATGGATGCCATTACTTCTTTCTTCAGATGTTTTCATTTTCTGCTTTTCAACCAATGTAGACTTTGTGTAACTCCTCTGGCCACCAATTGAATACCTGTCTATTGACTTAGCTCGCTTCTCACCTCTCTTATCCACTCACAATCCACAAACAGATGCTGCATTATTTTCACTACTCCATTCTCACATAAGCTGCATGTATTGTCTGCCACTGTGATGTGCATGTGCTGCAGTCTCTCCTTTGTGACCAATTTCTTTTGATTAGCCAACTAAACTATAAACCTGTGCTTTGGTTGCATTACTTTGGTCCATACTAAATCAGCAACCTTGCATCTAACCAATCCAGTCAGTAGTGCATTATAACTCTGATTTACTGAGTATTGTCAACTAGGTGTGAGAGTGTATTTACCTCTCTGATACTATTGTGTCATGATTGCCTTAAGTGCATTAAGCTTCCTCCAATACCAGCTACTATCCACTGGAGGGCTATGGTTCCAAATGGTATCATTTTGCTTTATGTATATGCCATACACCCATCTCACCCATCTCACCTAAAGTGAATCATTTTTCTCATTTAACTGCCAGAGTAGTTTTTCCACCGAGGTTGTGTTCCAATTACTGCATCTCTTTATGTTCAATCCTCCATACCTTTTTGGTTTACACACCTTCTCCTAAACCACCAATGCTATCTTCTTGTGTTCCTCTGATGTGCCCCATAAGTAGTCCATATATCTCTTGTCAACTGCTTTAAGCACACTTTGTAGGAGAATAAAGACTGCTCCACAAAAGTTATAGATTGAAAACAAAATAACATTTATGATTTGCAATCTTTCTGCATAAGACAAATGCCTTGAATAAGCATTTGTGATCTTTTCTGTAATTTTATCTAATAACTGCTGACATTCCATCTTGCTCCACTTCTTTGAAGACAGAGGCAACCCCAGGTACCTTATTGGGAATGTTTCTGGTACAAATCCTGTCATTGTAATGATCTCCTCATGTACTTCACTTGTGAGCCCTGCCAAGAATATATTTGACTTGTTTGCATTTGCAATCAGTCCAGTAATACAACTGAAATGATTCAGTACTTTCACAACTCTTTAAATAGACTTTTTATCCCCTTTACGGAAGATCATAAGATCATCTGCAAATATCATGTGAGTAAGTTTGAGTCTCTTACACATTGGATGAAATTTGAAATCAGGGAGGTCACTCATTCTCTTCAAGGTTCTGGATAAGTATTCCATTATTAAAACGGAGAGTAAAGGAGAAATTGGATCTCCTTGTCTCAATCCTCTCCTTCTATCAAAGTAACCATGTCCTTCACCATTCACCTTCACAGAAAACTTAGTCGAGTTAATGCATGTCATAACTATCTGAACAATCGAACATGGGAAGCCATACCCAAGTAAAACTTTTTCTATGAAATCCCAGCTGACCATATCACAAGCTATTTTCAGATCAATCTTCATGAGACATCTTGGTGTTGTTTCCTATTGTAGTGTCTAAGTAGACCATGACAAATTAAGACATTGTGAATTAAATATCTCCCCTCCACAAATGCAGCTTGTGTATCAGTTGCTAGGTATGGTAACATTTTCTTCAATCTGGTGCACATCATTTTTGAAATGCACTTATAGATCACATTATAACACGAGATAAGTCTAAACTGACTGGCCAACCGAGGATCATATACGTTTGGAATTGGGGCAATCATGGTTGCATTAAGTTGCTTTAGTAGTTTGTCATCTCTCAATAAATACAGAACTACATTTGTTACCTCTTCCCATACTATGTTCCATACTTTTCTAAAGAAATTATTTCCATAACCACCTAGGCATGGGCTCTTGTTGATGTCGATGCTGAACATTGCCTTCTTCACCTCCTTCCCAGTAAATTCCTTCACCAGTCTTAATTGTTGATCCACAGACAAGAGATTTCCATTCTTCAGAAAGCTGTTAAATGCCTTAGTTCTTTGTTCACCTTTCCTCCCCAATATATCTTGGTAGAATTCTATAAATATATTAGCTATTATCTCAGGTTCTGCCTGTAGTCTACCTTCTTTGTCCTTCAGTTGAACTATTGATTGTTAAAGTTTCCTATGCTTGATGACTGCATAGAAATACTTTGTATTATTATCTCCTAGTTTAATCCAGCTTGCCTTGCTCCATTGTTGCAAATAAACTTCTGCCAAGTATGATGATCTCCTGAACTTGAGGTAACTTTCCCTTTCCTGTTCTTGCAGTTTCTGATCCAAGTGATTATCTTGCAATGCCAATTGTGCCAAGAGAATTTCTTCTCTATCTTTTGCTGCCTCAGCCTCAATATCTTTAAAGAACTTCTTGTTAAACTCCTTCAGACTTTGTTTTaccatttttaattttttaactaCTTGAAACATCATGCACCCTTCTATAGGTGTTTGCCACACTTGTGACACTCTTGTCTGGAACTCTAGATGACTTGACCATACATTACAGTACTTAAACGGTTTCTTTGGATTCTTTCCATTCTTGATTTGCTCAATCTTTACAGGAAAGTGATCACTAATCCCTTCTGGCTTGAACATAGCTACAAAATCTGGCATGGTATTAAACCAATCTGCATTTACAAACACCCAATTTATTTTTTAGTACACTCTTACTACCTCCCTGCTTATCACTCCAGGTATATCTGCTTCCCTTTGAGGGAAGTTCTATCAGTCCACATGTGGTAACACACTGCTGAAAATCCCTTATCTCAGGCATTGTCACTGGGCTTCCTCCTATCCTGTCTTCCATATTCAATATCGAGTTAAAATCACCCATGAACAGCCAGGGAAGTTTACATCCCTGGCTGATAGATTCAGGTAACCCCATAgttctttctttcattctcttgtGTTATAGGTATACACTACAGTAAGTATAAAAGTAGTTTTTAAGTTGCAATGCACTACATGACATGTCACAGCCTGTGCATTGCTACTCATTTGTGTAACATGTAAATAATCCGGCCTCCATACCAACATGATTCTACCATTATAATGGTATTCTAAATTGGTTAAATAGTTCCACCTCCTAAATATTTTTGTCACCACCTCACTTATTTTATTAGCCTTGACCTTATTTTCAACTAACCCAAACAAACCTATATTCTCACTATTGCAGAGGATTGTAACTTCCCTCTGTTTTAGGGCTATTTAGACCCCTAATATTCCAGCATAGGATATTATCCATTACCTGAGAGAGGTATTTATGAGCCTCCCTCATTGCGACTTGCCATATTGTCCAGCTGATCAGGTTGTTTAGTTCTGTTAAGAGCCTGAAAAGAATTTTGTGCCTGTACCTGTTGCACTTGCATGTATGCTTGATTGCTTGTGTTTAATGGAGTTATCCACCCTGCTCCATTTACCTGATTCCTCTTGTTATGATTCATTGTTGCAGCCCCTTTTTCCTGTGACACTCCCTTTGCTCCTTCAACCTCTTTGTTGTGTATTTCACCAGCAGTAGGGCTAGTTGGTCTTGTATTGTCCCATGTCTTCTCTTTGACTTTCTCCCTTCCCTTGGCTACTTCATTTGCCTGATCCTCTGTTTGCTTTTGTGGAGTTTTTGGTTATTTCCTTCTACAAGCTTCCTCATTATGGCCATACTTATTGCAACATTTACATAAAATAGGTTTCTAGTCATACTGAACTTTCTGCTCGACCAAATTACCTTGTTCATTTTTAAACACTATCTTCTCTGGTAATGGACCGTCAATGTCAACTTCTCTGTTTGATGATCAACCATTAAAGGTTTACTAATTAAGCTTCTAATTTTGCTAAGCCCTTTTGGACTCCAATACTTGAAGTCTAATCCTGGTAAATTCACCCATATAGGAACCGAGTATAACTCTTCCATATTGAATTCCATAATATGATCCCAAGCTTTAACTATGAAAGGTTTGTTGTCAAAATAGTATATCCCACCTTGCAACACCTCATTTTCCCCCACCTATGTGTCAAATCGGACTAGTACTATCCTATTTTTCAACATAGATATCTTGTTTATTCCATGTTTTGCCCACATTCGCTGAATAAATCTATTTAACACTGCAAATTGTGGATGTGCCCCAAGTACATAACATACTACTGCATTCTTCCAATAAGCCAATTTAGTACTAATATCCTCAATTTCAATCTCACAAACAGGTATTTCCCCATGAATTTCTGGTGCTACAAAGTCCAGTTTGAAACCCGCATTTGAGACTTTGGTTATGTCAAAATTGTCCCAAATCGAAGGCTTCTTCATCAATTCTTTCTCAGCCTCAACTTCATCAGCCCAGGATATCCTACCCTTCCCTACTGAATCAGTTACCCGCACTACTTCTCGCATCTGTGACTTCTCTGTTACTACATGCAATGGAACAATAACCTCACTTTGTGGATCTTCTGTACCTCCCGTTATCGATTTCTACCTCGATTCAGAGCTCGATGTTTGTTCAATTCTTATTGTCTTAGTAACTTGTACTGCTGAAGTTTCAAATTGCTCAACCTCCGACAAAACCTTCCCACTCACCTCTTCAATTCCCAATTATTCCATTTTCTCAGAATTACACGAATTTCTACTTGTACCAGCTTGATTCCCTTTTGATTTCACCTGTGCAGTGCTTCGCGCAGCAGTGGCCTGCGCCAttagagctttttgagagaggATCCGAGCTCTCTTTCCCATGGGTGACGTAGGTTTGCTAAACTACGCCGAGAGAGAATCGTATCGTGCGCCTCTCATTACATGACCTCAGAAGGATTTTCTGTAGTAGTTTCTAGGACAGTCTTTTGGAAAATATGAATTTACAAAGAGTTTGCACCAATTACAACAAATTGTGATGGTATTATGCACCTACAAGTTTATAGTTTCGAATTAGCcttaatcattttattttttaattttagttgTGTGATTATAAATAATTTTGAATAATTTGTAGAGCTAGTAGATTAAAACTacagaattttaaaattttatgacaTTTCTTAATAGTCTTTGCAATTGACCATTTCTGTAACGACTCGTccgatcgtttcgagagttatagccccgtttctcccatttctgcTTTTTTTGTACTTTACAACAGTATTATATCTTACCGGattggttggttcgggttcggagtcgttttggagtgaattgagacacctagtctcttaattggaagcttaagttagaaaagtcgaccGGACATCGACTTGTGaaaaaacgacctcggatttgaatttttatggttctgttagctcctttatatgattttggacttaggagcgcgtccggaatatgatttggaggtccgtagtagaattaggcttgaattggcgaaagttggaattttggcgattttggccggcagtggaaattttgatatcggggtaggattggatttatggaaattggaataggtttgtggtgtcatttttgacttgtgtataaaatttgaggtcaatcggacgtggtttattaggtttcggtgtcgtttgcgaaatttaaaagtttagaagttctttaggcttgaatgcGGGTGTAATtgatgttttgatgttgttctgAGTGATTCGAAgggtcgactaagttcgcatgggattatatgacttgttggtatgatcggttgaggtcccggaggcatcggggtgatttcgggtggttaactgcttgatgggagttgaggaattgcagctgaagctgctgctactagtgtaaccgcacctgcggagtgggaaccgcaggtgcgagcccgcagaagcaaaggaggagccgcagatgcggctaaggaggGCCTGGGCAGAGGACACAGGTGTGATGGCATTCCCACACCTGCGATGGTCGTAGAAGCGGATTTagggtcgcagatgcgagtttggaccgcaggtgcgatgtacTTCCCACACCCGCGaagaccgcatatgcggtcactGGATCGCAAGAGCAGAGGCTGAGTTTAGGgattttttcgcagaagcggggctctacccgcagatgcgaaaatggagccgcaggtgcgagaagtctgggcagaacctataaatagaacacttcgagatttttcaccattttcatcatttttgagctcagattttggggattttgagagagatttcggaataatcactgaggtaagttctttgtgcctatttatcttcaataatggtgtttttccactgattttacacctagttggtgagtgtttgaggtgagattgggagattagggcttgggaattggagagtgaattttgggggtttggaggggcaattgaggtcggattttgataaatgtggtatggttatactcgtgagtgaatgggctttcgggttttgtgactttcgtcgggtttcgagatgtggatccgggaggggggagggggggcgagttgagccgatttcggattttggactatattttagtagttttcttgtgaaattgatcCTTTTAGCTAATATTGATTATTTCgtactatttgtggctagattcggggcattttgagaccgattcgagaggcaaggacATTTCAAAGTACATTTTCtgcgcggttgaggtaagtaagagtcttcaatatggttttgagggtatgaaaccccgagaatttgtatgatgtgaatatttggaggtgatgcacatgctaggtgacgggagtgtaagcgtgcaccatgagggattgtgacttggtccgccccgtgagactgtaaagtcgaatagctatTGTTATTACTTATCTTTCCTTGTCTTtaagcaattgactgcctttcatgttagaaaccatgcttaggccatatgatatcactgttgggacccgtagtggtcgaatacttgttgaattgaccactaattgttgtcttgtactcagtcacagtcttacttgggTGTTATATCTTCATTTCCTCTCATTTCttattgatacttgttgtattctctgtttgggctaattattctgatattttgtgagcccgaggggctagaGAGGTTattgactgagatagggcctgagtgccgagctgcgagATGTGAGgtattttggatcgggttgcacgccgtaacaatattggatcgggttgcatgccgcaataaatattagatcgggttgcacgccgcaaaaaaTATTGGATATGTCTGcgcgccgcagcaatatagcgcttgggctgaaggagcccctccggagtctgtacacccctag
This sequence is a window from Nicotiana tomentosiformis chromosome 5, ASM39032v3, whole genome shotgun sequence. Protein-coding genes within it:
- the LOC138893145 gene encoding uncharacterized protein, with the translated sequence MGLPESISQGCKLPWLFMGDFNSILNMEDRIGGSPVTMPEIRDFQQCVTTCGLIELPSKGSRYTWSDKQGDWFNTMPDFVAMFKPEGISDHFPVKIEQIKNGKNPKKPFKYCNVWSSHLEFQTRVSQVWQTPIEGCMMFQVVKKLKMVKQSLKEFNKKFFKDIEAEAAKDREEILLAQLALQDNHLDQKLQEQERESYLKFRRSSYLAEVYLQQWSKDKEGRLQAEPEIIANIFIEFYQDILGRKGEQRTKAFNSFLKNGNLLSVDQQLRLVKEFTGKEVKKAMFSIDINKSPCLGGYGNNFFRKVWNIVWEEIVMTCINSTKFSVKVNGEGHGYFDRRRGLRQGDPISPLLSVLIMEYLSRTLKRMSDLPDFKFHPMCKRLKLTHMIFADDLMIFRLTSEVHEEIITMTGFVPETFPIRYLGLPLSSKKWSKMECQQLLDKITEKITNAYSRHLSYAERLQIINVILFSIYNFCGAVFILLQSVLKAVDKRYMDYLWGTSEEHKKIALVV